Proteins found in one Phocoena sinus isolate mPhoSin1 chromosome 19, mPhoSin1.pri, whole genome shotgun sequence genomic segment:
- the SDR42E1 gene encoding LOW QUALITY PROTEIN: short-chain dehydrogenase/reductase family 42E member 1 (The sequence of the model RefSeq protein was modified relative to this genomic sequence to represent the inferred CDS: deleted 1 base in 1 codon), with protein MDSQNSLKETVLVTRGGGYFGFPVSCALNQKGVRVILFDISSPAQTIPEGIKFIHGDIRHLSDIEKAFQDVDVACVFHIASYGMSGREQLNRNLIEEVNVGGTDNILQACRRRGVPRLVYTSTFNVIFGGQVIRNGDESLPYLPLHLHPDHYSRTKSVAEKKVLEANGTALERSDGVLRTCALRPAGIYGPGEQRHLPRIVSYIEKGLFKFVYGDPKSLVEFVHVDNLVQAHILASVALKADKGHIASGQPYFISDGRPVNNFEFFRPLVEGLGYKFPSIRLPLTLIYYFAFLTETAHFILGRLYNFQPFLTRTEVYKTGVTHYFSLEKAKKELGYEAQPFDLQEVVEWFKAHDHGRSPGSRDSECLVWDGLLVVLLVIAVLAWLPPSVILSV; from the exons ATGGATTCCCAAAACTCTCTGAAGGAAACAGTCCTCGTTACG AGAGGAGGTGGCTATTTTGGCTTTCCGGTCA GCTGTGCTCTGAACCAGAAGGGAGTCCGTGTGATTCTGTTTGACATCAGCAGCCCTGCTCAAACCATTCCAGAAGGAATCAAGTTTATCCACGGAGACATCCGCCACCTCTCTGACATAGAGAAAGCCTTCCAGGATGTGGATGTCGCTTGTGTGTTCCATATTGCCTCTTACGGTATGTCAGGGCGCGAGCAACTGAATCGAAACCTGATTGAAGAAGTGAACGTGGGGGGCACAGACAACATCCTCCAGGCTTGCAGGAGGCGAGGGGTGCCAAGGTTAGTTTATACGAGCACCTTCAATGTCATCTTCGGAGGTCAAGTTATCAGAAATGGAGATGAATCTCTGCCTTACCTACCTCTTCACCTCCATCCTGATCACTACTCTCGGACCAAATCTGTTGCAGAGAAGAAGGTGCTGGAGGCCAATGGTACAGCCCTGGAAAGGAGTGATGGGGTCTTGAGAACCTGTGCTCTGAGGCCGGCTGGCATCTATGGGCCTGGAGAACAGAGGCACCTCCCCAGGATAGTAAGCTACATTGAGAAGGGCCTGTTCAAGTTTGTGTACGGAGACCCCAAGAGTCTGGTTGAATTTGTCCATGTGGATAACTTGGTGCAGGCTCACATTCTGGCTTCAGTGGCCCTGAAAGCTGACAAGGGCCACATTGCCTCTGGGCAGCCCTACTTCATCTCAGATGGCAGACCTGTGAACAACTTTGAGTTCTTCCGGCCTTTGGTTGAGGGCCTGGGCTACAAGTTCCCATCCATCCGCCTGCCCTTGACTCTCATCTACTACTTTGCTTTCCTAACTGAGACGGCCCACTTCATTCTGGGTCGACTGTACAACTTCCAGCCCTTCCTCACCCGCACCGAAGTTTACAAAACCGGCGTCACACATTACTTTAGCCTAGAGAAAGCCAAGAAGGAGCTAGGTTATGAGGCTCAGCCATTTGACCTCCAGGAAGTAGTAGAATGGTTTAAAGCCCATGATCATGGCAGAAGTCCTGGAAGTCGTGACTCTGAGTGTCTTGTTTGGGATGGGCTGTTGGTCGTACTCTTGGTTATAGCCGTTCTCGCATGGCTGCCGCCTTCTGTGATTCTGTCAGTGTGA